Proteins encoded within one genomic window of Sebastes fasciatus isolate fSebFas1 chromosome 18, fSebFas1.pri, whole genome shotgun sequence:
- the hebp2 gene encoding heme-binding protein 2 isoform X1: protein MKTNALRTLTAVTKRSDNTGIMLKAVGQVLFSSGLQGPKYTAPNKKEVGQDYEIRTYDATKWISTSVSGMQWDEAMKTGFRRLFSYIQGNNQNKVKVEMTAPVSCRVDPGDGPACESQFTVSFYIPEEHQDNPPEPSTPDVFVEHRKEFTAYVRTYGGFSNEKLKREELLKLMESLQRDEVQYLEKPYYAAGYDSPFKLTNRRNEVWVLKKEKE from the exons ATGAAAACAAATGCGCTCCGCACCCTGACAGCAGTTACCAAACGCTCAGACAATACAG GAATCATGCTGAAAGCTGTGGGACAAGTTCTGTTCTCCAGTGGACTACAGGGTCCTAAATACACAGCACCGAACAAGAAAGAG GTGGGACAAGACTATGAGATCCGCACCTACGATGCCACTAAATGGATCAGCACCTCTGTGAGTGGGATGCAGTGGGATGAAGCCATGAAGACTGGCTTCCGCAGGCTCTTCAGCTACATTCAAGGCAACAATCAGAACA AGGTGAAAGTGGAGATGACGGCTCCCGTGTCGTGCCGCGTGGACCCCGGAGACGGCCCCGCGTGTGAATCTCAGTTCACTGTGTCCTTCTACATCCCAGAGGAGCATCAGGACAATCCACCGGAGCCGAGCACCCCGGACGTGTTTGTGGAGCACAGGAAGGAGTTCACAGCTTATGTCAG GACATACGGTGGTTTCTCCAATGAGAAACTGAAGCGCGAAGAGCTACTGAAACTTATGGAGAGCCTGCAGAGGGACGAAGTCCAATACCTGGAAAAGCCGTACTACGCAGCCGGGTATGACAGTCCCTTCAAACTCACCAACCGCAGGAACGAGGTCTGGGTCCtcaagaaggagaaggagtaG
- the hebp2 gene encoding heme-binding protein 2 isoform X2: MLKAVGQVLFSSGLQGPKYTAPNKKEVGQDYEIRTYDATKWISTSVSGMQWDEAMKTGFRRLFSYIQGNNQNKVKVEMTAPVSCRVDPGDGPACESQFTVSFYIPEEHQDNPPEPSTPDVFVEHRKEFTAYVRTYGGFSNEKLKREELLKLMESLQRDEVQYLEKPYYAAGYDSPFKLTNRRNEVWVLKKEKE, from the exons ATGCTGAAAGCTGTGGGACAAGTTCTGTTCTCCAGTGGACTACAGGGTCCTAAATACACAGCACCGAACAAGAAAGAG GTGGGACAAGACTATGAGATCCGCACCTACGATGCCACTAAATGGATCAGCACCTCTGTGAGTGGGATGCAGTGGGATGAAGCCATGAAGACTGGCTTCCGCAGGCTCTTCAGCTACATTCAAGGCAACAATCAGAACA AGGTGAAAGTGGAGATGACGGCTCCCGTGTCGTGCCGCGTGGACCCCGGAGACGGCCCCGCGTGTGAATCTCAGTTCACTGTGTCCTTCTACATCCCAGAGGAGCATCAGGACAATCCACCGGAGCCGAGCACCCCGGACGTGTTTGTGGAGCACAGGAAGGAGTTCACAGCTTATGTCAG GACATACGGTGGTTTCTCCAATGAGAAACTGAAGCGCGAAGAGCTACTGAAACTTATGGAGAGCCTGCAGAGGGACGAAGTCCAATACCTGGAAAAGCCGTACTACGCAGCCGGGTATGACAGTCCCTTCAAACTCACCAACCGCAGGAACGAGGTCTGGGTCCtcaagaaggagaaggagtaG